AAAGTTAGAGGGAATATTTAATTTAGAGAATATTGCGCAAGCTCTTGTTGTTGCAGAACTAATGAATGTTGATGAGAGTTCAATAAAAAAAGGACTCGCACTTGTTCAGATGCGAGACAGAACTATAGATGTAAAAAGTGAAAATGATAATGATAATGTTATTTTCCACATTGATGCAGCACATAATGGAATAAGCTTCGAAGCAGTCTTTGATCATATTAAGCACAAATATCCAGAATATAAGAGAGTTGCTGTCTTTGGGACTGTTGGAAATAAGGCTGAAAACCGTCGCGAAGGTATGGCACTTGCATGTAATGGAAGAGTAGATGAAGTTTATATAACTAGAGATGATAATGACTTTGAAAGTCTAGATAATATTTTTGATGAAATAGTAATCCATCTTGATCCAGATTTACCAGTTACAAGAATTGACGAGAGAACTGAAGCGATACAATCAGCCTTTAACAACGCAATGAAATTATGGGAGAATAAAGGAATTAAGTCATGTATTATTTTATTAGGTAAAGGTTCTGAGAATTATATGAAAATAAATGGTGTGAAGCTACCTTATGAAGGGGACGAGTTTTACGCAAGAAAAGCTATAGAGAATTATAAATAAAATATAAATGACAAGGCTTAAAGTACTCAGAAATAGTAAATTCTAAGTTAATTCATAGTTTAGAACCTGAATAATTAGTATAATAAAATCCTAGAATATATTGAGGTAAGAAAATTGCAGGGGACAGATGAGGGAAAAGAAATTGAGAATAATGATTTAGTGTCAATTATAGTGCCAGTTTATAAGACTGCTGAATTTTTGCCACGTTGTATTGAGTCATTACTTGATCAGGATTATGAGAACATTGAGATTCTTATGATAAATGATGGTTCGCCAGATAATTCTGCTGAGATTATAGAGGAGTATAGAGAAGCAAATCCTGCTAAGATAGTTTTGATAAATAAAGAAAATCAGGGTGCAGGTGAGGCAAGAAACACAGGTATTGATAAAGCCAAAGGTAAGTGGTTGTGCTTTGTAGACTCAGATGATTATGTTGAAAGAGATTATGTCAGTGCTATGCTAAGGGCTGCACTAGATATGAATGCAGATATAGCAGTTAGTAATTTGTTCTTAGAAAAAGAGAATGGTAGGAAAATTGTTTTTCCTTTAATGTTTGTTAAGCCTGTAACTAGTGGAGATAAGGCTGCGAAGAGATCTTTGAATTTACTATCTGTACCAAATTTTGCTTGGAATAAACTTTACAAAAAAGAGTTATTAGATTCTATTAACTTCAAATTTCCAAGTATTTATTTTGAAGATGTTGCTGTAGCAGCGAAGGTTCTGAGTGAATCTGATAGAGTAGCCTTTACAAATAGACCGCTTTATCATTATATTCAAAGAGGTTCAGGTCAAGTTGGAACCTTCAATGAGAAGAAGTTACGAGAGGCTCTCGAAGCAATTGCTATGGTTGGAGAGTTTTTAAATGAATCAGGAAAAATGGATGAATGGTTTAGGGCCTGGAAGCAGATGCTATTGCATGTTAGAGTACAGTTTACTACACAAGTTATGGTCCAAATGAAGGATAAAACTTTTGCAGAAAAGTCCAAACTTTTGAAAGAGCTTAATGAAGAACTTCAAGATATTGACAGAAAGTATAGATATGAGAGTAATTAATATATGGGTTGGGAAAATTTAACTTTATTTACAAAAATCTTAATGGTTATACTAATATCTGGTAATATTTTTGGATTGATTTTCACTTTATACCAGGTGTATATATCATTACCAATTTTTAAAAAATACAAAAATCTTACCGGACCCGAGAAGCCTTACAATAAATTTGCTATTGTTATTAGTGCTCATGATGAAGAAAAAGTAATTAAAAACTTATTGGATTCTTTGAACACTCAAAATTATCCAAAAGATAAATTTGATATATTTTTGATTGCAGATAACTGTACAGATAATACAGCTAAAATAGCAGCTGAACTTGGGGCAAATGTTTATGAACGCTTAGATCCAGAGCATAAGTCAAAAGGTTACGCCCTAAACTGGTTCTTTGACCAGTTTATAAAAAAATATAATCATTCTGACTATGACTTAATTACTATTATTGATTCTGATAATGTTATGGATGAAAACTATCTTCTGGAAATGAATAAACGTTATAACTATGGAGATAGGGTGATTATAGGATACAGAATTGGAAAAAACCCTTCAGCTACAATATGGTCAAATGCCAATAGTTTGTTTTGGATTATGCAAAAACGTGGAGTAGATCACCCTCGTTACATGTCAGGTAGAAGTTTAACGTCAGTGGGTGGTACCGGTTTTGCTTTTGCATATGACATTATTGATAAGCAAGGTTGGAAAACTCAAAGTCTGACTGAGGATCTAGAGTTCACAATGGATGTTAACCTAAAAGGTGAAACTATTACATATTCTCGCGAAGCAAAATTTTATGATGAGCAACCGGAAGATATGATCAGTACAATCAAACAAAGATGGAGATGGTCTTATGGTTTGAGAGAGTTACTAGAACAGAAATCTAGACCATTATTAAAGTCAGTATTTTTTGGACGTACAGAAAATCTAGACTCTTTCATGTTCTCGATAATGTATGTAGTATTATTAGTGTCACCTGTACTATGGGTTCTAAGTATGATTTTAATAGGGATAACTCTAGGTTTAGGTGCAATGCTCAAATCAGTTTTAATTAGTGCACTTATAGGTGAAATAGTATTAAGTTTATTTATATATATTTTGACAGTAGTTGAGGACCAACACTGGGAAGGTCAGTGGAAAGGTATTCTATTTTATCCAATATACTTATTGATAATTAGCTTGACTATATTCATGGCTTTGGGCAAAAAACCTGGGTGGAAAAAGATTGATCACTCTGACCAAAGTACTATTAGTGATATGAATGTAAATAAAAACAAACATAAAAAAGATAGTAAATAAAAGAAAGATAGTAGTTAATATAAAAAAGATAAAAAACTAATATTAAAATTACAAAATACTTTACAAATTTATTATATTGCTATTTAATACCATTTATCATACGTGTATATATTCGATGGAGATAAAAGGAGTTTTAAAATATGAGTAGCATTGCCGTTATTTATTATAGTGCAAGTGGGAATACAGCAGCTATGGCTGAGGCTGTAGTAGAAGGTGTTGAAAGTATGGGAGCAGAAGCTGAGATTTTTGAAGTTTCTGAATTTCTAATAGATGACTTGGAAAATTATGATGCTTTTGCTTTTGGCTGTCCCGCTTCAGGTGATGAAGAACTAGAGGAATTTGAATTTGAACCATTTTTCTCAAATGCTATTGAAATTATAGGTGATAGACCAGTTGCTATTTTTGGCTCATATTCAAGTGGCGATGGTGCCTGGATGAGAAAATGGGAAGACGTCTGTGATGATATGAACTTAAATTTAGTAGCTTCGGGAGTTATAGCAGAAGATTATCCTGATAGTGATGCAATTGAAGCATGTCAGGAGCTTGGGGAAATTTTAGTAGAGAATCTCAATGAGTTTTATTAGTTTAAAGTTTTCTCAGATAGGGTAATTGAATTTTTATGAGTAATGATGTAAGAAAGTCTAAAATTGAACATGAATCTGGAATCAGGTACAGTAAATTAAACGAAACAACTAAAGAGACAGCTGAAGCAAATATGCTTGAAGATGACAAAAAGAAGACGACGTTATTTGAAAAATTTAGACGTTTAAGTACTTCTAAGAAGACAGGAATTATAAGTATAACTATCCTATTAGCTGTGATACTGCTGATAGTTGCTTTTGTTTTTTCTAAGATTTCAAGAATAAATTTTGTTAATAAGAGTGACTTTACAAGAAGTTCAGCCTCATCAGATGAACACGGTGTGCTAGCGCTTGATAAAGATAAAAACTCCGGTAAGGATATAGATCAGGACGCTATCAAAAAGATAAATTCTAAGTTAGCTAAAAACTTACCAAGTGACATTATATTTGATGAGAATATTTTAAATGTGTTATTAATAGGTGTTGACTCTAGAGAAGCTGAAGAACAGTCATTATCTGACTCTATGATACTTGCATCAATAGACTTAAAACACAATAAAATTCATCTTAATTCATTACTAAGAGATACTTATGTTTATATTCCAAACTATGGATATAGTAAGTTAAATTCAGCTAATGCTTTGGGTGGTCCACCGTTATTAATGGAGACTATAGAGTATAACTACAGAGTTGCAGTTAGCCATTTCGCCCTAGTAGATATGTTCTCTCTGGAAGAGATAATTGATACAATTGGTGGAGTTGAGATTGATGTTAAGTCTTATGAAATCCCTGCAATTAATGAAGCTTTGTCATATTATAATACATTGATTAATGAGCCTAGAAACTCCGGACTTCTAAAATATCCAGGTAAGCAAAAGTTGAGTGGTAAGCAAGCTTTAAACTATGGAAGAATTAGAAGTGTAGGTAACTCAGATTATGAGCGAACCGAGAGACAGAGAAGGATACTTAAATCAATTTTTGATGGTGCCAAAAATGCTAATATTGCACAGATCAATGAAATGGTCGATAAAGTTTTCCCACTTGTAACAACTAATTTAGGTATTAATGAAATATTCAATTTACTACAGAATGTACAGGGAATCCTAAAAGCAAAAATGATTTCAGGACAAGTTCCAATTCTTGGAACTTTTGAAGAAACTTATATTCAGGGAATGGCTTGTCTTGTACCTGATCTTGTTTCAAATATTAAACATTTAGCTAAGACTGTTTATGGAATGAGTGATGCTAAAATAGATAGCTTATTTGGTGGTTCTAAAGATTACGATGAAACAGAAATAACAACAGAAGCTGCAGATAATACATATGAAGAAACAGATGTTATACCTAGTAGTTCTGATGATTACATTGATGAACCTGAGATAACAGAACCACCTAGAACAACATATAGCTCCAGACAAGGAAGCGTTACAGAATCTAGCAAGGTTGAAACTAGCCAAAAAACTAGCAAGGCACCAACCAGTCAACCAACGAATCCGCCAACCAATCCTCCAACAACTAGTAGCACTGTAAACACAGAGACCGAAAATACTCCAGCTCCTACCGAAGACCCAGGTGTTGATGAGAGTGAGGATGATTACTCAGGAGAGGAAGAAGATTAGTATTTCATTTATTAAAGGTGATTAAATGCACGATAAACATATAGAGTTTAATGTTAATAAAATTTTTCAAAAGATTTTATTTGTACTTATGTTTATCGTGCTATTTTTTTCAGTAATAGTAAGAACAGAATTGAAAGCTGATGCCGAGAATAAGAAAAATGAGATTACGATTTCATCTACTTTAAATCACATTAATATTTTGAGAGATGGTCGTGTGGAAGCTGTTTTGCAAATTGATCTTAAAGCGAAAAAAATTGTTGATGTTGCAAATCTTTCAATACCTTATCAAAAAAATCAGTCAGTTACTATAAATGATATAAGATTGGCA
Above is a window of Fastidiosipila sanguinis DNA encoding:
- a CDS encoding LCP family protein; its protein translation is MSNDVRKSKIEHESGIRYSKLNETTKETAEANMLEDDKKKTTLFEKFRRLSTSKKTGIISITILLAVILLIVAFVFSKISRINFVNKSDFTRSSASSDEHGVLALDKDKNSGKDIDQDAIKKINSKLAKNLPSDIIFDENILNVLLIGVDSREAEEQSLSDSMILASIDLKHNKIHLNSLLRDTYVYIPNYGYSKLNSANALGGPPLLMETIEYNYRVAVSHFALVDMFSLEEIIDTIGGVEIDVKSYEIPAINEALSYYNTLINEPRNSGLLKYPGKQKLSGKQALNYGRIRSVGNSDYERTERQRRILKSIFDGAKNANIAQINEMVDKVFPLVTTNLGINEIFNLLQNVQGILKAKMISGQVPILGTFEETYIQGMACLVPDLVSNIKHLAKTVYGMSDAKIDSLFGGSKDYDETEITTEAADNTYEETDVIPSSSDDYIDEPEITEPPRTTYSSRQGSVTESSKVETSQKTSKAPTSQPTNPPTNPPTTSSTVNTETENTPAPTEDPGVDESEDDYSGEEED
- a CDS encoding glycosyltransferase family 2 protein, coding for MGWENLTLFTKILMVILISGNIFGLIFTLYQVYISLPIFKKYKNLTGPEKPYNKFAIVISAHDEEKVIKNLLDSLNTQNYPKDKFDIFLIADNCTDNTAKIAAELGANVYERLDPEHKSKGYALNWFFDQFIKKYNHSDYDLITIIDSDNVMDENYLLEMNKRYNYGDRVIIGYRIGKNPSATIWSNANSLFWIMQKRGVDHPRYMSGRSLTSVGGTGFAFAYDIIDKQGWKTQSLTEDLEFTMDVNLKGETITYSREAKFYDEQPEDMISTIKQRWRWSYGLRELLEQKSRPLLKSVFFGRTENLDSFMFSIMYVVLLVSPVLWVLSMILIGITLGLGAMLKSVLISALIGEIVLSLFIYILTVVEDQHWEGQWKGILFYPIYLLIISLTIFMALGKKPGWKKIDHSDQSTISDMNVNKNKHKKDSK
- a CDS encoding flavodoxin domain-containing protein, whose amino-acid sequence is MSSIAVIYYSASGNTAAMAEAVVEGVESMGAEAEIFEVSEFLIDDLENYDAFAFGCPASGDEELEEFEFEPFFSNAIEIIGDRPVAIFGSYSSGDGAWMRKWEDVCDDMNLNLVASGVIAEDYPDSDAIEACQELGEILVENLNEFY
- a CDS encoding glycosyltransferase family 2 protein; protein product: MQGTDEGKEIENNDLVSIIVPVYKTAEFLPRCIESLLDQDYENIEILMINDGSPDNSAEIIEEYREANPAKIVLINKENQGAGEARNTGIDKAKGKWLCFVDSDDYVERDYVSAMLRAALDMNADIAVSNLFLEKENGRKIVFPLMFVKPVTSGDKAAKRSLNLLSVPNFAWNKLYKKELLDSINFKFPSIYFEDVAVAAKVLSESDRVAFTNRPLYHYIQRGSGQVGTFNEKKLREALEAIAMVGEFLNESGKMDEWFRAWKQMLLHVRVQFTTQVMVQMKDKTFAEKSKLLKELNEELQDIDRKYRYESN